Sequence from the Bremerella volcania genome:
GATCTCGCCAGGCCGAAATCGGTGAGCTTGACTTCGTTGGTGTTTCCTTCCAGCAGAATGTTGGCAGGCTTGACGTCGCGATGAATGAGCCCTTTGGCGTGGGCGGCAGCCAGTCCGGCCGCGGCTTGCTGACCAATTTCCAAAACGTCGATCAGTTCCAAAGGTCCGATGGCATTGATTTTTTGCTGCAAGGTGGGGCCGTCGATCAATTCCATCACCAGGTAAGGAAGTGGCTGCTCTTCGACCGCGTAAATGCTGACGACATTCTTGTGTCGAATTGCGGCGGTGGCCCTCGCTTCGCGCAAGAAACGTTTGCGAGCCGGCGAAGTCGCTGCCAGTTCAGGATACATGACCTTGATGGCGACGATTCGCTCCAGTTTGGTATCGAACGCTTTGAGGACGATGCCACAGCCGCCCCGGCCAATCATTTCGCGAATCTCGTAATGCCCGATTTTGCCCATCGAGTCAGGCTTGTCCGATGGTTCCAGAAATGAGAAATCGATGGGGTCAGGCTGATCGCCGGCTCCTTGCGTTGTGATGGTTAGCTCGCTTTCAGCGGAATCTTGCCCGGCGGCCATTTGCTCGAGCACCGGCACCTCAAGAAATTGCCCGGATCGTTGGTGCTCGACGAGAAGGGCTTCGATGCGTTTGCGAAAGAGAGAATCTCCGCCGCACGCTTTGTTTAAATAGGCAGCACGCTCGCAACCATCAGCAATTTCGAGTGCAGCTAGGAACACTGATTTTTCGTTCAGCTCAGCCATAAAGCTCGATGTCTTTGATCGTTAACCTTGCGTACGAATGCTTCCTAAAGACTCATGCGAAAACGGCGTGTCGAGGTTGCCAAAATTCTGCGGAATTATTTTGATATATCTTCGTGAGGAGACATCTCGCGTCTTAGCCATGCCCGGGCAAACGTCCACAGACGGTCCGCGGTCCGCGGCGAGATCTCCAGAATCTCGGCAGCCTCGGTTCGCTGTAATCCTGAGAAATAAAGGAGTTGTACCAACTGGGCGGCATCGGGATGTTCGGTTTGCAGCTTATCGAGTGCCTCGTCGAGGGCCAGCAAATCTTCTACTGGTTCCGGCAAGACGCAAATCTGTTCGTCGACGAGTTCCTGCCGGGTGAAATTGCCTCCCCGTTTCTGGCTGCGTTTTCTGCGCGAGTTGTCGACGAGGATGCGTCGAATCGAAATCGCCGCGGCCGCGAAGAAATGTCGACGTCCCTCCCAAACTTGTGTTTGATCACCACCGGTGAGACGCATGTAGGCTTCATGTACCAAAGCAGTCGGCTGAAGTGTTTGCCCTGGGCTTTCATGAGCGAGGTGATAAGCCGCCAATCGACGCAATTCGTCGTAGACCAGGGGAAGCAATTCATCCGATGCCCGGTCGTCTCCCCGCCCGGCGGCTTGCAAGATTTCGGTAAAGGTTTTCATGTGGAAGTTGTTTGCATTGCGGACTAATTTCCCAACCTTTGGTGGTTCTCATAATATCCAAGTTGCGGGCAGCGTTTTCCAGTAGTATTTAGGGGTTCTACGGTCTTTTGTTGGACCGCCTTCCGAAAGCGATCGGTAGAAGCGGCATGGCGGTGATTCGTCAGAATCTAACAAGAGCTTAATGACGGTCTTGCCGGTTTCCACTTGTGATCCGGAAACAAGTTGATACAGTTCACAGATCGACGCCGGAAGTTTCATGAGCAGGCCGGTAGGAACGACGGACGGAGCCGGATTCTTGAGGAACGACATTATGGAAAGCC
This genomic interval carries:
- a CDS encoding sigma-70 family RNA polymerase sigma factor; the protein is MKTFTEILQAAGRGDDRASDELLPLVYDELRRLAAYHLAHESPGQTLQPTALVHEAYMRLTGGDQTQVWEGRRHFFAAAAISIRRILVDNSRRKRSQKRGGNFTRQELVDEQICVLPEPVEDLLALDEALDKLQTEHPDAAQLVQLLYFSGLQRTEAAEILEISPRTADRLWTFARAWLRREMSPHEDISK